The Miltoncostaea oceani genome includes a region encoding these proteins:
- a CDS encoding AAA family ATPase: protein MTDACARAVRAPRVVIETCVVALLSGGHVMIEDVPGVGKTVLAKSLARAAGCDYSRLQCTADLLPADVTGVTVWDQNAAEFLFRPGPVFANVVLVDEINRASPKTQSALLECMEEGQVTVDGETRVLPLPFIIIATQNPVEYEGTFPLPEAQLDRFAVRIAIGYPAPGDEAAMLLDLAARDALDHVAPVADVAAIVAARDVVDRVHADPALAAYVVGLVEATRRDARIQLGASPRAGLALLRAAKARAVIEGRGYALPDDVRGLGRSVLAHRLILTPDARARGASAEEVVADALDAVPVPL, encoded by the coding sequence TTGACCGACGCGTGCGCGCGGGCGGTCCGCGCCCCCCGCGTCGTCATCGAGACGTGCGTCGTCGCGCTGCTGTCGGGTGGCCACGTGATGATCGAGGACGTCCCCGGGGTGGGGAAGACCGTCCTCGCGAAGAGCCTGGCGCGCGCCGCGGGCTGCGACTACTCGCGGCTGCAGTGCACCGCCGACCTGCTGCCCGCCGACGTCACCGGCGTCACCGTCTGGGACCAGAACGCCGCGGAGTTCCTGTTCCGGCCCGGCCCCGTCTTCGCGAACGTCGTCCTCGTCGACGAGATCAACCGCGCCTCGCCGAAGACCCAGTCGGCGCTCCTCGAGTGCATGGAGGAGGGGCAGGTCACCGTCGACGGCGAGACCCGCGTGCTGCCCCTGCCGTTCATCATCATCGCCACCCAGAACCCCGTCGAGTACGAGGGCACCTTCCCGCTCCCCGAGGCCCAGCTCGACCGCTTCGCGGTGCGCATCGCGATCGGCTACCCGGCGCCCGGCGACGAGGCCGCGATGCTGCTCGACCTGGCGGCGCGCGATGCCCTCGACCACGTCGCACCCGTCGCGGACGTCGCCGCGATCGTCGCGGCGCGCGACGTCGTCGACCGCGTCCACGCCGACCCGGCGCTCGCGGCGTACGTCGTCGGCCTGGTCGAGGCGACCCGGCGCGACGCGCGCATCCAGCTCGGCGCGAGCCCCCGCGCCGGCCTGGCGCTGCTGCGGGCCGCGAAGGCGCGCGCCGTGATCGAGGGACGCGGCTACGCGCTCCCCGACGACGTCCGCGGCCTGGGGCGCAGCGTGCTCGCCCACCGGCTGATCCTGACGCCCGACGCCCGAGCCCGCGGCGCGTCCGCCGAGGAGGTCGTGGCGGACGCCCTCGACGCGGTGCCCGTCCCGCTGTGA